CGTCAGCCACTTCTACCTCGTCGAGGCGGTGCTCGGGCTGGCCTACGGCATCTACGTCGGCGTGGACCTGGCCCTGGTGGTCGACGTGCTGCCCGACCCCGACGACTCCGGCAAGGACCTCGGCGTCTTCAACATGGCCAACGCCCTGCCCCAGACCCTGGCCCCCGCCCTCGGCGGTGCGCTGCTGGCCGTGGGGAGCGCGACCGGCCAGAACTACGACCTGCTGCTCTGGGTGGCGGTCGCGGCGAGCGTGGTCGGGGCGCTGGTCGTCCTGCCGATCCGGTCGGTGCGCTGACGTGACCAGCACCCAGCGGTGACGGCGCCGGTCTCGGTGGACGTGTCCTGCCTGCTCGGGGACGCCGGAGGCGACCCGGCGGCCGCGGTGCACCGGGCGGTGGCCTCCGGGTTCACCGCGGTGGAGCCGTGGGCCTTCGACCAGCACGTGGACGCCTATCGGACCGCCCTGCGCGCCAGCGGAGCCAGCGCCCCCTCGGGCCGGGCCTCCACCCTCGACGCCGAGCGGCCGGACGACGTGTTCGACGCTGCGCTGGAGCTGGGGATCGGCGTCGTCGTCGACGGGTGCACCGACGCCGGGCGCTGGTCCAGCGCCGAGCGGGCCGCCCAGCTGGCAGCGCGCGTCAACGACCTCGCCGCCGCAGCGCACGCCCGGGGGCTGCGCCTCGCCTACCGCACCGGGAGCGTCGAGCTGCGCAGCACCGTCCACGGGACCCACGCCCTGCACGTCTTCGTCAGGCAGCTCGACCCCCGGGTGGGGCTCGACGTGGACGTCTTCGCCGCCAGCGCGGCCGGCACGAACGCCGCGCTGCTGCTCCAGGTGCTCGGCGAGCGGGTGCGGATCCTGCACCTCACCGACGGCTCCTTCGACTCCCCCGCCCCCCGCCAGCGACCGCTCGGCTGGGGCGGGCTCAACCTGCCGCGCATCCTGCGCGCCGCACCGCAGGCCGCCCGGGTCCTCACCTTCACCGACCCAGCGGCCGACGTCACCGCCTCCCTGCGCCGCTCCCTGCGGTGGCTGCAGGCGCACGAGGACCAGCAGACCCACCAGCCCTGACGACCACAGCACCACCGACGGAAGGACCACCATGAGCACGCCGCAGATCTCCGTGCAGCTGTACACCGTGAAGGACGCCCTCGACGCCGACCTCGAGGGCACCGCCGCCCGCCTCGCCGGCCTCGGGCTGGACACCGTGGAGGCCTTCGACTTCGTCCGCCGCCCCGCAGAGCTCAAGGCCGCCTTCGACGCGCACGGCCTGCGCGCCCGCACCGGCCACGCCTTCCTCCTCAGCGAGGAGATCACCAGCCCGGACGGGACCGTCGGGAAGCTCCCCACCCTCGACGAGACCCTCCAGGCCGCGAAGACCCTCGGGGTGGAGGTGGTCATCGACCCGTTCACCACCGCCGACCGCTGGCAGACCCGCGAGTCCGTGGCCGCCATGGCCGACCGCCTGAACGACGCCGCCGAGGCCGCGCAGGCCCACGGCCTGCGCGTCGGCTACCACAACCACGACCACGAGCTGCGGGCGCAGATCGACGGCCGTCCCGCGCTGGAGGTCTTCGCCGACCTGCTCGACCCGCGCGTGCTGCTGGAGGTGGACCTGTACTGGGCCACCGCCGCGGGCGTCGACGCCGCCGCGCTGCTCACCCGCCTGGGGAACCGCGTCGTCGCCGTCCACGCCAAGGACGGACCGATGCGCGAGGGCATCTCCACCGCGGAGCTCCCGCGCGACCAGGTGCCCGCCGGACAGGGCGACGTGCCGCTGGCCGCCGCGCTGGGCGCCGCGAGCGCCGCGCAGTTCGCCGTCATCGAGTTCGACCACTACGAGGGCGACCTGTTCGAGGGCATCGCCGCCAGCCGCGCCTGGCTGGCCCAGACCCTGCCCCAGGTCCAGCAGGGGGCCTCCGCATGAGCAGGAGCGGCCGTGTCGGCGTCGGGTTCATCGGCGCCGGGATGATCTCCGAGCAGTACCTGACGCACCTGACCCGCTTCCCCGACGTCGAGGTGCTCTTCATCTCCGACATCGACACCGCCCGCGCCGCGGCGCAGGCGGCGAAGCACGGGGTGCCCCGTTCGGGGACGGTCGAGCAGCTGCTGGCCGACGACGAGGTCGAGATCGTCCTCAACCTCACGCTGCCCGCCACGCACGTGGAGGTCTCCACGGCGGCGCTGCTCGCCGGCAAGCACGTGTGGACCGAGAAGCCGATCGGGCTGACCCGCGAGTCCGCCCGCGGCCTGGTGGACCTGGCCCGCGAGCGCGGGCTGCTGCTGGGCGTCGCGCCCGACACCGTGCTCGGCACGGGGTGGCAGGCGGCCAAGCGCGCGATCGAGGCCGGCGTGATCGGCACGCCGCTCACCGCCACGACGACGATGCAGTACCAGGGCCCGGACGTCTTCCACCCCAACGCCTCGTTCCTGTTCGCGCACGGCGCCGGGCCGCTGTTCGACATGGGCCCGTACTACTTCACGGCGCTGGTGCACCTGCTCGGTCCGGTGGCGCAGGTGGCGGCGATGGGCACGCGCGCGCAGGAGACCCGTCACCTGCAGGTGGGCCCGGGCACCGGCCAGCCCTTCCCCGTGGAGGTGCCCACGCACCTGTCGGTGCTCGCCTCCTTCGAGGCCGGCGGCCAGGCGCAGTCGCTGCTGAGCTTCGACACCCCGCTGCTGCGGCAGGGCGTCTTCGAGGTGACCGGCACCGAGGGGACGATGGTGCTGCCCGACCCGAACACCTTCGGCGGCGGGCACGCGGTCCGGGTGGCCCGGCCCTTCGCCCCGACCGACTTCACCGACGGCGGCTCCCTCGAGCAGGTCTGGGAGACCGTCCACGAGGCCGAGCCCGAGGCCGGCCGCGGCCTGGGCGTGCTGACCATGGCGCGGGCGATCCGCTCCGGCGGGGTGCACGTGGCGACCGGTGAGGTGGGTCTGCACGTCCTGGACGTCATGCTCGCGTCCCTGGAGTCGGCGCAGACGGGGCGCTTCGTGGAGGTGGGCTCCAGCGTCGACGCCGTGCCCTCGCTCCCGGAGGGCTTCGACCCCTTCGCCGCCACGGTGGGGGCCCCGGCGCTCAGCGGGTCCTGACAGAGCCCCGCGCCGCCGGTTCCTGGACCGCTGGGGGATCCAGGAACCGGCGGCGCGGTTCCCCGCACCTCACAGCGAGGCCGCGAGGGCGCGCCCCACCGTCCGGCCCGTGAACAGGCACCCGCCCAGGAAGGTCCCCTCGAGGGCGTTGTACCCGTGGGCCCCTCCCCCGCCGAAGCCCGCGGCCTCGCCCGCTGCGTGCAGGCCGGGGACGGGCTCACCGTCGAGCCCCAGGGCGCGGCCGGTCAGGTCGGTCTGGATCCCGCCGAGGGACTTGCGGGTCAGCACCCACAGCCGCACGGCGATGAGCGGGCCGTGGGCCGGGTCCAGCAGGCGGTGCGGTGGCACCGTCCTGAAGATCCGGTCGCCGAGGAAGCGGCGGCTGTTGCGGATGCCCATCGCCTGGGCGTCCTTGGCGTACGGGTTGGTGACCTGGCTGTCGCGCAGCCGCACCTCCCGCTCCACCCGCGCCGGGTCGAGCAGCGGGGAGCCGGTGAGCGCGTTCATGCCCTCGACGAGCTCGGGCAGGGTGTCGGCCACCACGAAGTCCTCGCCGTGGTCCTTGAAGGCCTCGACGGGCCCGGGCGCCGACCGCCCCAGCCGCGAGCGCAGCAGGAGGGCCAGGTCCCGCCCGGTGATGTCGGGGTTCTGCTCCGAGCCCGAGAGGGCGAACTCCTTCCTCACCGTCGTCTGGTCGAGCACGAACCAGGAGTGGTCGTGGGCGGCGAGGTCCGGGGTGGTGCGCAGGATCCGCAGGGTGCCGAGGGTGTCGTGGCCCGGCAGGCCGGGGGCGGGCAGGCGGCGGCCCAGCGCGTCGAGCCACAGCGAGGACGGCCCCGGCAGGATCCGGATGCCGTGGCCGGGCCAGATCGGGTCCCAGTTGCGCAGGCCCTCGGTGTAGTGCCACATCCGGTCGCGGTTGACCAGGCGCGCGCCGCTGGCCGCGGCGACCTCGAGCATCCGCCCGTCCACGTGCTCGGGAACCCCGGTGACCATGCGCTCCGGCGGCGTCCCGAGCCGCTCCGGCCACCACCGGCGCACCAGGTCGTGGTTCCCGCCGATCCCTCCGCTGGCGACGACGACGGCGCCGGCCCGCAGCTCCACCTCCCCCACCGCGTCGCGGTTCGACGGCGCTCCGCGGGGCGCGTCGTCGGGGGCGAGCACCGCTGCGCGGACGCCGACCACCGCGCCGCCCTCGACGAGGAGCTCGTCGACGCGGTGGCGGAACCGCAGGTCCACCCGCCCCGCCTCGGCGGCGGCGCGCACCCGGTCGGCGAACGGCTCGGAGATGCCCGTCCCCGTGCCCCACGGCACGTGGAAGCGGGGGACGGAGTTGCCGTGACCGCCGGCCGTGAGGTCGCCGCGCTCGGCCCACCCGACCACGGGTGTGAACCTCACGCCGTGCGCGTGCAGCCACGCCCGCTCCTCGTCGGCGGCGAACTCCACGTACGCGCGCCCCCAGCGCTGCGCCCACGCGTCCTCGGGGTGCTCGCCGTCCAGGCGGTCCCACCCGGCCGAGCCCTGCCAGTCCTGCCAGGCGAGGTCGAAGGAGTCGCGCACGCCCAGGCGCCGCTGCATGGGCGTGTCGACCATGAAGACGCCACCGAAGGACCAGAAGGCCTGGCCACCGAGGTTCGCGGCGCTCTCCTGCTCGACGAGGAGCACGCGGCCTCCGCGCCGGGTCACCTCGCAGCAGGCGACCAGCCCGGCGAGCCCACCACCGATGACGATGACGTCAGCGTCCACACCCCGATCCTCGCCCCGCGCGTCCACGCCGCGCACCGGTGGTCACCGAGCGCGACCCCCGCTCCCCCGACGGGCGGAGGCCCCGGGGAGCGGCTCCCACCGGGACGACCACGCCTCCTACGATCTCGGCGTGCCTGCTGGGTCGGCCGTCACCGTGCTCCTCGCCGTCGTCGTCGTGACGCTCCTGCTGGGGTCTGTCCTGCGCAGCCGCTCCGGGCGCGCCCGGAGCGGAGCCGGAGACGCCGACGGTCTCGCACCGGCGGCGGCCTTCGGCGCCCGCGCCACCCTCGTGCAGTTCTCCACGCCCACCTGCGCCCGCTGCCCGGCCACGGCCCGCCAGCTGGACCGGATCGCCGAGCAGCACCCCGGCGTGGCGCACCTGGAGATCGACCTGACCGAGCGCCCCGAGCTGGCCTCGCGCTTCGACGTGACGCAGACCCCGACCGTGCTGGTGGTCGACGCCGACCGCGCCGTGCGCACCCGCTTCGGCGGCCCACCCCGACCCGCTGACGTCTCGACGTCGCTGACCGCCGTCCTGGAGGAGGTCGCCCGTGCATGACGCCCAGGGCCTGGACCCGCGATCCCCGCGCTTCGGGGCCGCCATCACCAGCGTTCTGCTGGCCGTGACCCTGGTGCTGGCGCTGACCGACGGCACGCAGGCGGCCGGCGTGGTGCTCCTGGCGGCCCTCGCGGGGCTCTTCGCCTGGGGCGGCTTCGCCGGGATCCGCCGGCACCCGTACGCCGCCCTGTTCCGGCGCTTCGTCCGTCCCCGGCTGGAGCCCCCGGGCGAGCTGGAGGACCCGGCGCCGCCGACCTTCGCCCAGCGCGTCGGGCTGGTCATCACCGCCGCCGGTGTGCTGCTGGCGCTGGTCGGCGTGCCGTTCGCGGCGGCCGCCGCCGCGGCGGCGGCGCTGGTGGCGGCGCTGCTCAACGCCGCCTTCGACATCTGCCTCGGGTGCCTGCTGTACGTCAGGCTCCTGCGCGCGGGGCTGGTGCGCTCGCCCCGACAGACCGCCTGAGGACCGTCCCTCACGCCAGGTCACGGATCACTCACGTCTGGCGGGCCTCCCCCCGGATCGGCCCAGGTGGACCGTCTGACACCTCGTGACGGACCGCGATCATGCGCTGCGCTCGGTAGCGTCCCTGCCCACACAGCGGTGATCGAGCCCAGGTCCCGTGCGCTGTCCGACGGCACCCGTCGAGCAGCCGCCGCCCCGCAGCGACCTCCGAGGTGACCCATGGCCGCCGGCCCCGCCGTCCCCACCCGCCGCCCGACCACCGCCGGCCGGGTGCTGGTCGTCAGGCCCCTGGCTCCCGACGACGTCGAGACGACCGCCGCGCTGCAGGCCTCCGCGCCTCCGTCGGGCGCGCTGGACGTGCCCGCTGCGCTCGGCGTCGGCTTCCTGCGGCGCTGGCACCTCGCCCACCTTCGCTCGCCGCACGCCGTGGCCCTCGTGGCCGAGCAGGTCGACGACGACGCCGGGCGCCCCGCGACCGGCCCTCGCGCCACCGGCGTGCTCCTGGCGGTGCTGGACCGCCGGGCGCACCGGGAGCACCTGCTTCGCGAGCACGGTCCCGGGCTCGCCGCCGGGCTCGCGGGCGCGCCGCTGCGGACCCCGCAGGCGCTGGGGCGCTGGGCGCGCCACCACGGCGGCCCACTGGTGCAGGCGGTGACGCTGCTGCCCACGCGCGGCGGAGCCGCGGCCCGCGCTCGGCGAGCAGTCAGCGGCGGGGCGCCCGTGCCGCTGGCCGTGGAGCTCGAGCAGCTGGTGGTCGACCCAGCCGTGCGCGGCACCGGGGTCGGACGCCAGCTCCTCGCCTCGCTCGCCGCTCAGGGGGCTGGCGTTGGCCTCACGCGCATGGAGGTGCGCGTGCCGTGGGGCACCGGCGCTGAGGGCTTCTTCACGGCCTGCGGCTGGACGGCCTCAGCCACCCGCCCGAGCGCCCGCGGCGGCTTCGAGACCCCGTTCCACCGGGACCTGTGACGGCGGGCCTCGACGCGGAGGCGGCCCTCGCCCTAGGGTGATCGGCAGAGCCCCAACTGCAGTCAGGACCCCGCCCGCGCACGCCGCGCCGGAGCCCTGGTGGAGTGGTCTCGCAGCGCGTGCCGCGAGTGGGCCGATGGAACCCGTCGGCCTCGCCATGCCTGGAGACACCCAAGATGAACGCTCGCCCCAGTTCCCTGCCGGCCGCAGCGCGCCGCCGCCGCGGCGGGGCCGCCCTGGTCAACCGCCCTGGTGGTGGACTCGCTCGGCAACGGCCTCTTCCTGCCGCTGTCGCTGGTCTTCTTCCTCGAGCTCACCGACGTCCCGCTCGCCCAGCTGGGGCTGCTGCTCACCCTGGCCAACGCCCTGACGCTGCCGGTCCCCGTGTGGGTGGGCGGCCTCGTCGACAGGTTCGGCGCCCGGCCACTGGTGGTGGCCGCACAGCTGCTGCAGTCCGTCGGGTTCGCGGCGTACGCCCACGTGCAGGGAGCGGTCGGCGTCTTCCTGGCGTCGACGCTCGTCGCGGTGGGGGTGCGCGTGTTCTGGTCGTCGGTGTTCACCGCCATCGCCGAGCACGCCGACGCCGACGCCCGGCCCGGACGGGCGTGGAGCACGGACACGTGGTTCTCGGTGGCGAACGGCGCGCGGACCGCCGGGCTGGCACTGGGCGGCCTGGTCACCGGCGTCGTCATCGCGGACGGGCGGGAGGGGACGTACGTGGCGGTCGCGTACGCCTCGGCGGTCTGCTTCGCCGTCGCTGCGCTGCTCATCGCCGTCGTCGTCCCCAGCCACCACCGGCGACGAGCCGCGGGTGCTGTGGCGGCGAGTGGCGCGGACGCTCCCGAGACCCCGGTGGGGTACCGGGCGCTGCTGCGCGACGGGCCGTTCGCCGTGCTCACCGCGCTCAACACCGTCTACGCCCTCACCAGCATGATGCTCGGTCTGGCCCTGCCGACCGTCGTCCTCACCGTGCTGCAGGCACCCGCCTGGCTGACGGCCTCGGTGCTGGCCGGCAACGCCGCGCTCATCGCGCTGCTGTCAGCGCCCGTGGGCCTGCGCACCCCGCGGTTCCGCCGGACCCGGGTGCTCGTGGTGGCGGCCTCGCTCTGGACGGCCTGGGCCGCGGGCATGGCGCTCCTGGCGCCGGGACGGCTGGCGGTGGTCGTCGTCCTCGTGGTGGCGGTGACCCTGCTGTTCACGGCGGCGGAGCTGCTGCACGCCCCCGCCTCCACGGCGCTCGCCTCGGCCGCGGCCCCGGAGGGTGCCCGGGGCCGCTACCTGGCGGTCTTCCAGTACTCCTTCACCGTGGCGTCGATCGTGGCGCCGGCATTCTTCACCTCGCTCGCGTCGGTGAGCAGCGCCCTGCCGTGGCTCGTGCTGGCCGGGCTGAACGCGGCGAGCGTCGTCGTGCTGCTGCGGCTGGAGCGACACCTGCCGGCTGCGGCGCTGCGAGGCTGACAGGAACGGCCGTCGTGCTGCGGTCGGACTCGTCACGGGAGCAGCGCGGCCAGCTCGGCCCACCACTCCAGGCGCGTCGGGCGTCCGTCGTAGCTGGAGCGCCGGTTGGCACCGGAGGCGCTGGGCAGCACGAAGGCTCGGCTGCCGCCCACCGTCCACGGCACGGGACCGAGGGACGGCGGCCGGTGACCGGCGGACCGGTCACCGGCCGCCGCCGCCGCCTTGCCGTGGAAGGCCACCCACGCCGGGGCGTGCTCCTCGACCGCGGCGCAGAACCGCGCCAGGTCGTGCGGCGCGGGGCGGCTCCCCGCGCGGGGAGGGTCCTGCACGAGGTGGGTCAGCCCGACACCCGCGGCGAGCAGGTCGGCGTCCTCCTCGGGCGCGAGCCGGCGTCCCGTGATGCCCGACTCGTGCAGGAGGCGCCAGAAGTCGTCGCCGGGGCCGGCGTGGTGGTGGCCGCGGGCCGCCGCGCAGGCGGTCACGGCCGGTCCCACCACGACGAGCCGGAGGCCGGGAGCCAGGAGCTCGGCGAGGTGGTCGGCCGGTGCTGCTCCGCTCACCCGCCCATCGTGCGTCAGCCCAGCGGGGGCGTGCGCGGCGGCGCGACCCGCCGCGAGCCCGTGGCCTCGAGAGCGGCAGCGAGGCGCAGCAGGCGGGTGTCGTCGTAGGCGCGCCCCGCGAGGGTCAGTCCGACGGGCATCCCGGTGTCGTCCATGACGCCCATCGGCACCGTCACGGTGGGGATGCCGAGGTGGCGGATCGCGAGGTTGCCGTTGGCCACCCACACGCCGTTGCGCCAGGCCGCCTCCTGGGCGGCCTCGTCGACGTCGGCGGTGGCCGGGCCGACGTCGGCCACGGCTGGGAAGACGACGGCGGCGAGGCCGAGCCCGTCCATCCAGTCCTCGACGTCGGCCTTCCGCGTCGCCTCGAGACCCCGCATCCCGGCCTCGATGCCGGGGACGTCGGCGTACGAGGCGCCCGGGTGGTCGCGCACCCACTGCGGGTAGGTCGGCAGGTCGTCGTCGAAGCCCGTGTACCGGTCCGGCAGCGCGCCGTCGGGGTGGGGGAAGATCCGCGCGCCGTCGACGTCGGCGAGGGTGTCCAGCGCCGGGTCGCCGTTGGCGGCGAGGAAGTCCTCGAAGGCCCAGGCCGCGAGGTCGGTCACCTCGCGGCGCAGGAAGTCGGCCGGGACCAGACCGCGGGTGGCGATGGTGGGGGCGCCGGCGCGGTCGCCCTCGTAGTTCGTCACCGCGGGGAAGTCGACCTCGACCACCTCGGCGCCGGCGGCCTCGAGGTCGGCGCGCGCGGCCTGCCACAGCGCGATGACGGAGGCGCGGGTCTCGATCCGCTGGCCGGTGGGACCGCCGATGCCCGTGCCGGTGCCTGCGTCGGGGTCGGCGTTGACGTACATCCGCGGCACGCCCACGCGTGCGCCGCGCAGCACCTCGCGGGCGGCGTCGACGTCGTCGACGGCGAGGGCCGAGTACGACTCCGGGCGCACCTGCGAGGCGGCGGGGAGGGCCACCCAGGGCTGGGAGCGCCACAGGTCGCCGCGGGTGCGGGGGTCGTCGGCGACGACGACGTCGAGCACCTCCAGCAGGTCCGCCACGGTGCGGGTGTGCGGCACGACGACGTCCATGGTCGGCACCAGCGGCCAGTTGCCCCGCGTGGAGATCACCCCGCGGGACGGGGTGTAGGCGACCAGGCCGTTGTTGCTGGCGGGCCCCCGGCCGCTCGACCAGGTCTCCTCGCCCAGGCCGAAGGCGGCGAAGCTGGCGGCCGTCGCCGTCCCCGAGCCGTTGGAGGAGCCGGAGGCGAACGGAGCGGTGAGCCAGTCAGCGCTGTACGGGCTCTCGGCGCGGCCGTAGACGCCGCGCTGCATGCCGCCGTTGGCCATGGGCGGCATGTTGGTCAGGCCCAGGCAGACGGCTCCGGCGGCGCGCAGGCGCTCGATGGTGAAGGCGTCGTGCTGGGCGACGAGGTCGGCGAAGGCCGGGCTGCCCGCGGCCGCCGTCAGGCCCTTGACGAGGTAGCTGTCCTTGGCGGTGTAAGGGATCCCGTCGAGGGGGCCGAGCAGCTCCCCGCGGGCGCGGCGCTCGTCGGAGGCGCGTGCCTCGTCGCGGGCGGCGGGGTTGAGGACGACGACGGCGTTCAGCGCGGTCTCGGTGCCCGGTGCGTCGTAGGTGGCGATGCGGGCGAGGTGGGCGTCCAGCAGCGAGACGGCGGTGGCGCGTCCGTCGGCCAGGGCTGCACGCAGGTCGGCGATGGAGGCCTCGACGACGTCGACGTCCTGGGGGGCCACGGGGGTCACCTCTCGCTGGGGGCTATTTAACCGACTGCCTTTCGGTTAGCGTGCACCCGATCGTGAGGCACGTGCCCCCGGTTCCGCAACACCCCAGCCCCCGACGAAGGAACAGGTGCACCACCGATGACGTCGATGCCCGCCGAGTGGGAGCGCCACGCCCGCACGTGGATGGCCTTCCCCCCGCCCAACGCCACGTTCGGCGAGGCCGGGGGCGCGGACCTGCAGCGCGCCCGGGTGGCGTGGAGCCGGGTGG
This portion of the Quadrisphaera setariae genome encodes:
- a CDS encoding sugar phosphate isomerase/epimerase family protein, whose protein sequence is MTAPVSVDVSCLLGDAGGDPAAAVHRAVASGFTAVEPWAFDQHVDAYRTALRASGASAPSGRASTLDAERPDDVFDAALELGIGVVVDGCTDAGRWSSAERAAQLAARVNDLAAAAHARGLRLAYRTGSVELRSTVHGTHALHVFVRQLDPRVGLDVDVFAASAAGTNAALLLQVLGERVRILHLTDGSFDSPAPRQRPLGWGGLNLPRILRAAPQAARVLTFTDPAADVTASLRRSLRWLQAHEDQQTHQP
- a CDS encoding sugar phosphate isomerase/epimerase family protein, translating into MSTPQISVQLYTVKDALDADLEGTAARLAGLGLDTVEAFDFVRRPAELKAAFDAHGLRARTGHAFLLSEEITSPDGTVGKLPTLDETLQAAKTLGVEVVIDPFTTADRWQTRESVAAMADRLNDAAEAAQAHGLRVGYHNHDHELRAQIDGRPALEVFADLLDPRVLLEVDLYWATAAGVDAAALLTRLGNRVVAVHAKDGPMREGISTAELPRDQVPAGQGDVPLAAALGAASAAQFAVIEFDHYEGDLFEGIAASRAWLAQTLPQVQQGASA
- a CDS encoding Gfo/Idh/MocA family protein, with the protein product MSRSGRVGVGFIGAGMISEQYLTHLTRFPDVEVLFISDIDTARAAAQAAKHGVPRSGTVEQLLADDEVEIVLNLTLPATHVEVSTAALLAGKHVWTEKPIGLTRESARGLVDLARERGLLLGVAPDTVLGTGWQAAKRAIEAGVIGTPLTATTTMQYQGPDVFHPNASFLFAHGAGPLFDMGPYYFTALVHLLGPVAQVAAMGTRAQETRHLQVGPGTGQPFPVEVPTHLSVLASFEAGGQAQSLLSFDTPLLRQGVFEVTGTEGTMVLPDPNTFGGGHAVRVARPFAPTDFTDGGSLEQVWETVHEAEPEAGRGLGVLTMARAIRSGGVHVATGEVGLHVLDVMLASLESAQTGRFVEVGSSVDAVPSLPEGFDPFAATVGAPALSGS
- a CDS encoding FAD-binding dehydrogenase, with translation MDADVIVIGGGLAGLVACCEVTRRGGRVLLVEQESAANLGGQAFWSFGGVFMVDTPMQRRLGVRDSFDLAWQDWQGSAGWDRLDGEHPEDAWAQRWGRAYVEFAADEERAWLHAHGVRFTPVVGWAERGDLTAGGHGNSVPRFHVPWGTGTGISEPFADRVRAAAEAGRVDLRFRHRVDELLVEGGAVVGVRAAVLAPDDAPRGAPSNRDAVGEVELRAGAVVVASGGIGGNHDLVRRWWPERLGTPPERMVTGVPEHVDGRMLEVAAASGARLVNRDRMWHYTEGLRNWDPIWPGHGIRILPGPSSLWLDALGRRLPAPGLPGHDTLGTLRILRTTPDLAAHDHSWFVLDQTTVRKEFALSGSEQNPDITGRDLALLLRSRLGRSAPGPVEAFKDHGEDFVVADTLPELVEGMNALTGSPLLDPARVEREVRLRDSQVTNPYAKDAQAMGIRNSRRFLGDRIFRTVPPHRLLDPAHGPLIAVRLWVLTRKSLGGIQTDLTGRALGLDGEPVPGLHAAGEAAGFGGGGAHGYNALEGTFLGGCLFTGRTVGRALAASL
- a CDS encoding TlpA family protein disulfide reductase is translated as MPAGSAVTVLLAVVVVTLLLGSVLRSRSGRARSGAGDADGLAPAAAFGARATLVQFSTPTCARCPATARQLDRIAEQHPGVAHLEIDLTERPELASRFDVTQTPTVLVVDADRAVRTRFGGPPRPADVSTSLTAVLEEVARA
- a CDS encoding DUF4395 domain-containing protein, whose protein sequence is MHDAQGLDPRSPRFGAAITSVLLAVTLVLALTDGTQAAGVVLLAALAGLFAWGGFAGIRRHPYAALFRRFVRPRLEPPGELEDPAPPTFAQRVGLVITAAGVLLALVGVPFAAAAAAAAALVAALLNAAFDICLGCLLYVRLLRAGLVRSPRQTA
- a CDS encoding GNAT family N-acetyltransferase, whose amino-acid sequence is MAAGPAVPTRRPTTAGRVLVVRPLAPDDVETTAALQASAPPSGALDVPAALGVGFLRRWHLAHLRSPHAVALVAEQVDDDAGRPATGPRATGVLLAVLDRRAHREHLLREHGPGLAAGLAGAPLRTPQALGRWARHHGGPLVQAVTLLPTRGGAAARARRAVSGGAPVPLAVELEQLVVDPAVRGTGVGRQLLASLAAQGAGVGLTRMEVRVPWGTGAEGFFTACGWTASATRPSARGGFETPFHRDL
- a CDS encoding MFS transporter; the protein is MVDSLGNGLFLPLSLVFFLELTDVPLAQLGLLLTLANALTLPVPVWVGGLVDRFGARPLVVAAQLLQSVGFAAYAHVQGAVGVFLASTLVAVGVRVFWSSVFTAIAEHADADARPGRAWSTDTWFSVANGARTAGLALGGLVTGVVIADGREGTYVAVAYASAVCFAVAALLIAVVVPSHHRRRAAGAVAASGADAPETPVGYRALLRDGPFAVLTALNTVYALTSMMLGLALPTVVLTVLQAPAWLTASVLAGNAALIALLSAPVGLRTPRFRRTRVLVVAASLWTAWAAGMALLAPGRLAVVVVLVVAVTLLFTAAELLHAPASTALASAAAPEGARGRYLAVFQYSFTVASIVAPAFFTSLASVSSALPWLVLAGLNAASVVVLLRLERHLPAAALRG
- a CDS encoding mismatch-specific DNA-glycosylase is translated as MSGAAPADHLAELLAPGLRLVVVGPAVTACAAARGHHHAGPGDDFWRLLHESGITGRRLAPEEDADLLAAGVGLTHLVQDPPRAGSRPAPHDLARFCAAVEEHAPAWVAFHGKAAAAAGDRSAGHRPPSLGPVPWTVGGSRAFVLPSASGANRRSSYDGRPTRLEWWAELAALLP
- a CDS encoding amidase, whose product is MAPQDVDVVEASIADLRAALADGRATAVSLLDAHLARIATYDAPGTETALNAVVVLNPAARDEARASDERRARGELLGPLDGIPYTAKDSYLVKGLTAAAGSPAFADLVAQHDAFTIERLRAAGAVCLGLTNMPPMANGGMQRGVYGRAESPYSADWLTAPFASGSSNGSGTATAASFAAFGLGEETWSSGRGPASNNGLVAYTPSRGVISTRGNWPLVPTMDVVVPHTRTVADLLEVLDVVVADDPRTRGDLWRSQPWVALPAASQVRPESYSALAVDDVDAAREVLRGARVGVPRMYVNADPDAGTGTGIGGPTGQRIETRASVIALWQAARADLEAAGAEVVEVDFPAVTNYEGDRAGAPTIATRGLVPADFLRREVTDLAAWAFEDFLAANGDPALDTLADVDGARIFPHPDGALPDRYTGFDDDLPTYPQWVRDHPGASYADVPGIEAGMRGLEATRKADVEDWMDGLGLAAVVFPAVADVGPATADVDEAAQEAAWRNGVWVANGNLAIRHLGIPTVTVPMGVMDDTGMPVGLTLAGRAYDDTRLLRLAAALEATGSRRVAPPRTPPLG